Part of the Microaerobacter geothermalis genome, AATCTTGATTTAGAAGGAGTTGAGACATTTTAGAAGAAATTTGTAGATTGCTTGACAGACGATCTGGATTCCAATGCTTCCACTCCTCCCGTTCATAGGGAGATTCAATTAATTGTTTAATCGTTTTCCAACCAATTCCCTTCACCTGATGAAGGTATATTAGTTCCTCTCTCGTTATCAAATGATCACATCTCCTTTTTGGTATGATCAACCAATTATTCTCCGTCTTTCCAGGATTTCCTGCTTGAATAAAGCAAATTGTTTGTACGGATCTTTTTGAGGTAAATAAAAGCGGTCGCAAAAACATTTGGGTATATAGTTGATGAATTCAGAGGAGATTCAAAAAAAAAAAGGGCATGAAATTCTGCCCTTTCCAACCATTATGGATCTCTTCAAAAAGTGTCAATTTATTTTACTGTAATACACTTTTCTAATATGCCTCTTTCCTTTAATACTTCAACCAAGGTCTCACCCATCACGGCAGGTGTTTTTGCTACCCTTACACCGCATTCTTCCAGCTTGGCAATTTTTTCGGAAGCCGTACCTTTGCCTCCGGAAATGATAGCTCCAGCATGACCCATCCTTTTTCCGGGAGGTGCGGTCTGACCGCCGATAAATCCAACCACGGGTTTGGTCATATTCGCCTTAATCCATTCTGCTGCCTCTTCTTCAGCAGTTCCGCCGATTTCCCCGATCATAATGACAGCATAAGTATCGGGATCTTCATTAAACATTTTTAAAACATCAATAAAGTTGGTCCCATTTACAGGGTCTCCACCAATTCCCACAGCGGTGGACTGTCCAATGCCCCTTGAAGATAATTGATGAACGGCTTCATAGGTTAATGTACCACTTCTGGATACCACCCCTACATGACCGGGTGTATGAATATATCCTGGCATAATGCCGATTTTACATTCTCCGGGGGTGATGACTCCGGGGCAGTTTGGTCCAACAAGCCGCGTTTTCTTTCCTTCCATGTAACGCTTAACCTTCACCATATCTAGTACAGGAATACCTTCAGTAATACAGATAACTAGATCAAGTTCCGCATCTACCGCTTCCATAATGGCATCTGCAGCAAAAGCTGGTGGTACATAAATAACGGAAGCATTGGCACCGGTCTTTTCTTTCGCTTCCGCCACTGTATCAAATACCGGAATGGATATGACTTCACCGTTGTCGAGGGTAATATCCACATTCGTGCCGCCTTTGCCCGGTACAGCGCCAGCGACTACTTGAGTGCCGTACTCCAGTGCGCCTTTCGTGTGAAACATACCGGTTTTTCCAGTAATGTTCTGCGTAATCACTTTCGTGTTTTTATTTATCAAAATACTCATTAGATTTCCCTCCCGTACCCCAATTATTTCACTAATTGTACGATTTTTTCTGCACCATCTGCCATGGATTCAGCTGAAACAATATTTAACCCGGATTCCTTTAAAATCTTTTTCCCTAGTTCAACATTGGTTCCTTCTAGACGTACCACTAAGGGCCGGTCTAACCCTACTTGCTTAGCAGCTTCTACCACACCGCTTGCAATTACATCACATCTCATAATTCCGCCAAAAATATTGACAAAGATCCCCTTCACTTTTTCATCTGCGAGGATGATTTTAAACGCTTCTGTCACTTTTTCTGTGGTTGCTCCTCCGCCAACATCAAGGAAATTGGCTGGCTCTCCGCCGTAAAATTTAATAATATCCATAGTAGCCATAGCTAAACCGGCTCCATTTACCATGCAGCCAATATTTCCATCAAGAGCAATATAGCTTAAGTCAAATTTGGAAGCCTCAATTTCTTTGGGGTCTTCTTCGTCAAGGTCTCTCAATTCCAAGATATCTTTATGCCTAAACAAAGCGTTCGAATCAAAATTCAGCTTTGCATCCAATGCCATCACATCACCTTCTTCGGTGACAACAAGTGGATTAATTTCGGCAATAGAACAGTCCTTCTCTACAAATGCGTTATATAGACCCATCATAAATTTGACGGCTTTATTTACTAGTTCACTTGGAATATTAATGGCAAATGCAAGCTTTCTTGCCTGAAATGGCATCAAACCAACGGCTGGATCAATCACTTCCTTATAGATCTTCTCAGGGGTTTTCGCAGCCACCTCTTCAATCTCTGTTCCCCCTTCTTCAGATGCCATCATAACTACCCGGCCGGTGGCACGATCAACGACCACTCCCACATAAAATTCCTTTTTAATGTTGCATCCCTGCTCAATCAGCAGTCTTTTTACTTCTTTTCCTTCAGGCCCAGTCTGGTGGGTAACCAATACTTTGCCAAGAATCTCCCCGGCATATGTACGTACTTCATCAAGGCTTTTCGCAACCTTAACCCCTCCGGCTTTTCCGCGGCCGCCCGCATGGATTTGAGCCTTTACAACCGTTACGGGGGAGTTTAATTCCTTCGCTGCTTCCACAGCCTCATCAACCGTAAAGGCTACCTTTCCCAAGGGGACTGTAACACCGTACTTTTTCAGTATCTCTTTCCCTTGATACTCATGGATATTCATTCTCCATCCTCCTATCATATTGTGTTTCTTGATTTAGCATACCCACTAAATTCCTATGGTAAAAACAAGCACACCAAGGTTAGATATTCGCTATAAGTATATAAACTCCTTCTTAATTGTTAAAAAAATTGTCACAAAATCATTCTGAAACCACTTTTACTATTTTTTCAAATATGTTAGCAGTCCCAAATACCTGATTATTAAAAATAAAGAAATTATCGTAAATGGCTACGGATACTTCACGATCTTCAAGCAAAAATGTGATCAAGGCTTTTTTATTATTTTCTGTTAATTTCGCAGGAGTTCCTTGTTCCAGTAAACGAACCAGTGAATGGGCAATTGATTGGGCATAAACAGGATCCATGGTTTCACTGCTTAATTCTACAGCTGCCCCATTAGTTTTCCCTGAAAGATTTTTTATTCTTACTCCCTTTGACAAAAATAAAGATTTTATGTGATCGGACTGATATTCCGTACTGGGAAGAGCCTTCTTAAGAACTGGCGATATCGATTCAGTCAATTGATAATAATAATATCCGTTACTTGTAGGAACTGAAATTAGGGTTTCATTTAATACTTCAACTTCAATTATTTCCTTTCCCCCTATGTCAAGTTCAAGGACATAATAGGGATATAGAGGATTTTTTACAGCCGGCTTCTCCTCAAGGTACTGGGCATCTTGAATCACTTCCCTTATCCTCTCCATATCGCTCTTAACTAAGGGAGCAGACAAATTCATATCCCTGGAATAAAGAAACATTTGATCAAGGGGAAGGCTTTTTACCAAGTTCAACCCAACCCATTTATGAATATAGTCCTGCAGATAAATAACGCTTTTGCCTTGATAAAATTGTTCACCCATTAATATTCCGTTTTCCCCGATTTGAAGAACCACAGGTTCATCGCTTGAAAGCCAAAGTATAACGGTATAAATAAATGATGTAGGTTCTATTGACGAAGGAGTCAGGTCCTTCAACGAAAAGGATAATTCCTTAATAAACCCCTGATCTTCGATCGGTACTTCTGTACCATCTTTGGTAATGACTGAAACCCGGTCAATATTGTTAAGTAAAAGATCAAGAGATTGATTTTCCTGATCTGAATTCTCCCCCGACGGTTTCTCTTCTATCTGATTTTTCATCAGGGTCTCACTTACAGCTTCCTGTTGTTTATTGCATCCCACAATAAATGATGTAATAGTTAACATAATAACTATACTGGTAAACAAACTTGGTTTGACTGACACTAAGGATTCCCCCTTTTTGATCAGTTAACCCCCTTTCCTTAATTTTTTCGACAATGATTTAGCTATTCCTCCCTATTGGATCAGATCGAGTAAGCAATTTATATCATCATCGTATGTATACCATGTGACTATAGTCGGAAGTAAAGAATTCATACGGGCAGCCATCGAGTTCGTGCTTTAGCGTTGGGACTAAAGAACGGGAATTAGCCCTCAAACTGGACTCCACCTTTGATATACCCAGTTGTTTTTGAAGGCTCCGTTCTTTAGACTTGAATTGTATCGTAAAAAAAGCGAAGTATTTAATACCTCGCTTCCAAAAAATTAATCTCTGCCGTAACTTACATCATGATAAGGATGCATAAATATGCCGCTCTGCGCAATAATCCCTTCTTCATAATCCCGATTTTCATCGCTGGCGTTGCCGACATCTTCTCCCTCATCTACCCAATGCTGTCCGGCCATAATGGCTGGATCAACGTCTGTACTCCAATGGTCAAGGGGTGTATCATGCTTTGGAGGGGGATGGGCAGTCGTTATTTTCTTCATTGCAAGTCACCTCCATATGGGTAGTTTTACCCAAATGAAGTTATTCTATTGGAATTTCTATATCTAATAACGGAGGATATTGTTGACATCCAAAAATATCACCCTCGCCAGGGCTTCCGCTAGGTGTTGATCTTAAAATAGTAAATTTGATGGCATACGCCGGATCAAATTCAACAAAATCACATATTCTTTCTTTGGATATGCCAAACAATTGAGCTATTTTTTCTTTTGTAATCTGCTTGCTTTCCTTTACCAGCTTATAATTTTCTTCCTCTCTAAAAATGATGTCAAATGTGATTTTATCAGTTCCAGCATTTTTACTTCTAATTGTTTTGGCCAATTCAGCCAGCTTTTTAGTTCTCATACATTTCTCCTCCCTCATTCTCCTACTTCAATAAGCTTTACATCAAAAAACTCCATCGGATCATCAACCGGAATCACATGGTTCATAGTCCACATGTACGCGGAGGAAGCAGGAAGAACTTCATCAACAATAAAGGCTGCTGTACCGGCTGTTCCTTTTACTTCAGGTAATCTTGCATAGAAAATTTGACGAGTTCCCATTAGTGTTATTTCTTCAGCCAATTTTTTTGTAGGAGCAATTCCTTCTACGATAACGCAGATTTCATGGGATTTAATATCCTTGACGGGTTCCAATTCTCCCATTACTCCGTTTTTACCAAAAATGCGAAAATTTAAATGATACTTTATATCTTGATATCTTTCTTCCACCTGTTCTTTTACCCACTCAATCACTTTATCGATATTACTGATTGTATAGGGATCTCTGATACCAGCAATACCAATATACTTCTCCCCAATTTTTCCCGAGCCTTCCAGCTTAATCTTAACTTTGCCATTCACAGGAACAAATTCGGGTCCGGTAATTTTACATGTTTTTTCATCGTATTGCTCATATTTGCAATTGGTCATATCCAGCATTCCGCCGGCAAAAAACTCATAGTATGGATTGGATCTTTCATACATGGCATGACCAGCCACAGATGCCACTGTACACCTCTGATCAGGATGCATCGCGGTCACTTTTACATCATGATCCGTGATGATACCGATAACACTTTCCTTGGCACCATAAGGTTCAGCACAAAATGAAGCACATTCCAAAACTTTTCCCAGATAATAAGATAAGTTCTCAGGAAATCCTTCTTTAATAGCAGGAGCCGCAAAGATCGCACAGTCGCTTGAGCGACCGCCAATAATCACATCAGCTCCCATTTCCAAAGCTTTTATATAGGGATGAACACCGGCTACTGCAACAATTCTGTCTGTCTTATCCAGATCCTCAATGGTTAATTTGCCTCTTCCATCTAAACCTTCAATGACGATTCCTTTTTCCATCTGTTCTCTAAGATATTCTTTATTAACCTCAGAATAAAAATAAGCAAGCTTAAATTTTGGTATATTATGCTTTTGAGCCAGATCTTTAATGATTTGAACATACAAATCAACTCTGCTGTTTGACCCAGTATCTCCAGCAGAACCTATAATCATGGGAACACCTTGTTCTCTCGAAGCCAGCAACATGAGTTCCAGATCGTGTTTCTGCCATTCATACATACTTACTGATTTATCAGCCCCTAATGGCGCTGGTCCTATATCATCACTGCCAGAGTCACAACAATAATAATCGGGATATGTGGCTACGCCAATTTTGAAACTTTCTTCCTTAGTCGGTGCAAAACCCAAATGTCCGTTAGGACAAATGATTCTAAGTTCCGCTTTTCTCATTATTTTCTCTCCCTTTTGTTATTACATGATATAACCTTTATATAAAAATTAACCCACTCAAATAAATGTGTCAATTATTAATGATGTAAAAAATTTTAATACTTTATTTTTTAAAAACTTATCGTGTAATGATGATGTGTTAATTCATGAAGAGCATTCAAATTAACTTCCACTCCAAGACCAGGTTTCTCTGACAATAAAAGCTTATCTTTTTCATAACACAAAGAAGATATATCCCTTAAGAACATAATAGGCCCTATCATCTCATTAGCCATAATATTTATTCTTGAATAAGATAAATGTGCTCCTGCAGCTGTTGCTACTGTTGATTCAACCATAGAACCAATTTGACAGGGAATTCCCGCTGCTTCAGCCATAGAAATAAGACTTAACGCCGGATAAATGCCCCCACATTTCATAAGTTTAATATTTATTATATCTGCCGCTTTTGTTTTGATTACTTCAAGAAGTTCTTTTTTCCCATGTAACCCCTCATCAATCATAATTGGTATATTCGTTCGCTTTCGTATGTCGGACATCAAGCTAATCTCATCTGCATGAACAGGTTGTTCGACCCACTCAATATGATATTTTTCAATTTCATTTATTACTCGAACTGAAGTAGAATAGTCAAACCATCCTTGATTAGCATCAACCCTAAGTTTTATTTGGGGACCAACTACATCCCTAACTGCTTTTATCCGTTGTATATCCTGAAAAGGATCAGAACCAACTTTGATTTTAATCGAAGAAAACCCAAGTTGAACGGCATGTAAAGCATCTAAAGCCATTTTTTCTGGCTCTTTCATGCTAAGCACATATGGAATGGTGATCACATCATGGACCGATCCACCAAGAAGACGACATAAAGGTTGTTTAGCAATTTTTCCCATCAAATCATAACAGGCGATGTCTATAGCTGCTTTGGCCGTTGGAACACCTTTAATTTTCCTGTGCATTTTATTGTGAATATTTTCTATTGAAAATGGATGTTCGCCTATTATCAAAGGAGCCAGTTCATTTTTTAAAATCACTAAAGTACTTTCCCAAGTTTCCCCTGTTACATATTGATCAGGAGTACCTTCCCCAAAACCAATGTATCCATCATCTGTTTCCATTTTTAATATTATGGTTTGTATTTCGGTATAAGTTTCGTAAGCTATTATAAAGGGTTCCTTTAATGGAATTTTTATTCCGAAAATATCCACTTTTTTAATCTTCATACATTCATCCCTTCCCTGTATTAATAAGTGCCTTTATTCTCCACATTTGGATTCACGATAATCCTGAGAAGCTTTCACAAATTCATCATATACACTTCTATGCCCTTCATGTACCGATAGCATATTTTCTGGATGAAACTGCACTCCTAAAAGGAAAGGATAATTTATACCTTCAATGGCTTCAACTATTCCATCTTCGGATACTGCCGTTACTCTTAATCCATTTCCAGGCTTATCCACTGCCTGTCGATGAAAGCTGTTTACCCTTACCATTTTTTCCCCATAGCATTTAAACATTTGGGAACTTTCCGTAATTTTAATTAAATGGGTAGAGATATTTGCCTTTTCTGTCTGTAAATGATTGTGAGACGTAATATCCTGTAAGTTTAAATGCATTGTACCTCCCATAACTTCATTTATCGTTTGATGCCCACGGCAAATTCCCAAAATTGGCATTTTCCGTTTCAAAGCATGTGTTGTAATAGCAGTATCAAATTCATGTCTAAATGGGTTCTGTTCATATAGATTGGGTAATCTCGACATTGTTTTTAGTCTTGATGAATTTCCACCACCACTAAGCAGCAATCCATCTATTAGATCTAAAACATGTGAAATATTCTCAATTTGTGATATGGGGATGAGAATGGGAATTCCCCCTGATATTTGAATGGCTTTCACATAGCTTGCAAACAAGTGAAATTTAGAGTCAAAAAGGTCCTCCTCTTCCGTAAAAGAACAGGTAATACCTATAACAGCTTTCATAAAATCTTCCCTTCTTTTTATTGATAAAGATGGCATGCAACCCAATGGTTATCCTTTTCTTGCCACAGTGGTGGAACTTTGTCACAAACTCCATGAATTCTTTCAGCACAACGGTTATAAAATGAACATCCTTTAGGTGCTTCAAGAGGTGTTGATACCGACCCTTGCAAAATAATCCTTTGTCTTCTTTTCTCTTTATGAATTGTAGGAATGGAGGATAAGAGGGCCTGTGTATAAGGATGTTTTGGATTCTGGAAAAGCTTTTTCGTTTCTGCCAATTCCACTAATCTCCCTAAATACATCACT contains:
- the sucD gene encoding succinate--CoA ligase subunit alpha, whose product is MSILINKNTKVITQNITGKTGMFHTKGALEYGTQVVAGAVPGKGGTNVDITLDNGEVISIPVFDTVAEAKEKTGANASVIYVPPAFAADAIMEAVDAELDLVICITEGIPVLDMVKVKRYMEGKKTRLVGPNCPGVITPGECKIGIMPGYIHTPGHVGVVSRSGTLTYEAVHQLSSRGIGQSTAVGIGGDPVNGTNFIDVLKMFNEDPDTYAVIMIGEIGGTAEEEAAEWIKANMTKPVVGFIGGQTAPPGKRMGHAGAIISGGKGTASEKIAKLEECGVRVAKTPAVMGETLVEVLKERGILEKCITVK
- the sucC gene encoding ADP-forming succinate--CoA ligase subunit beta produces the protein MNIHEYQGKEILKKYGVTVPLGKVAFTVDEAVEAAKELNSPVTVVKAQIHAGGRGKAGGVKVAKSLDEVRTYAGEILGKVLVTHQTGPEGKEVKRLLIEQGCNIKKEFYVGVVVDRATGRVVMMASEEGGTEIEEVAAKTPEKIYKEVIDPAVGLMPFQARKLAFAINIPSELVNKAVKFMMGLYNAFVEKDCSIAEINPLVVTEEGDVMALDAKLNFDSNALFRHKDILELRDLDEEDPKEIEASKFDLSYIALDGNIGCMVNGAGLAMATMDIIKFYGGEPANFLDVGGGATTEKVTEAFKIILADEKVKGIFVNIFGGIMRCDVIASGVVEAAKQVGLDRPLVVRLEGTNVELGKKILKESGLNIVSAESMADGAEKIVQLVK
- a CDS encoding DUF3905 domain-containing protein, whose product is MKKITTAHPPPKHDTPLDHWSTDVDPAIMAGQHWVDEGEDVGNASDENRDYEEGIIAQSGIFMHPYHDVSYGRD
- a CDS encoding DUF4387 domain-containing protein — protein: MRTKKLAELAKTIRSKNAGTDKITFDIIFREEENYKLVKESKQITKEKIAQLFGISKERICDFVEFDPAYAIKFTILRSTPSGSPGEGDIFGCQQYPPLLDIEIPIE
- a CDS encoding acyclic terpene utilization AtuA family protein gives rise to the protein MRKAELRIICPNGHLGFAPTKEESFKIGVATYPDYYCCDSGSDDIGPAPLGADKSVSMYEWQKHDLELMLLASREQGVPMIIGSAGDTGSNSRVDLYVQIIKDLAQKHNIPKFKLAYFYSEVNKEYLREQMEKGIVIEGLDGRGKLTIEDLDKTDRIVAVAGVHPYIKALEMGADVIIGGRSSDCAIFAAPAIKEGFPENLSYYLGKVLECASFCAEPYGAKESVIGIITDHDVKVTAMHPDQRCTVASVAGHAMYERSNPYYEFFAGGMLDMTNCKYEQYDEKTCKITGPEFVPVNGKVKIKLEGSGKIGEKYIGIAGIRDPYTISNIDKVIEWVKEQVEERYQDIKYHLNFRIFGKNGVMGELEPVKDIKSHEICVIVEGIAPTKKLAEEITLMGTRQIFYARLPEVKGTAGTAAFIVDEVLPASSAYMWTMNHVIPVDDPMEFFDVKLIEVGE
- a CDS encoding mandelate racemase/muconate lactonizing enzyme family protein, which gives rise to MKIKKVDIFGIKIPLKEPFIIAYETYTEIQTIILKMETDDGYIGFGEGTPDQYVTGETWESTLVILKNELAPLIIGEHPFSIENIHNKMHRKIKGVPTAKAAIDIACYDLMGKIAKQPLCRLLGGSVHDVITIPYVLSMKEPEKMALDALHAVQLGFSSIKIKVGSDPFQDIQRIKAVRDVVGPQIKLRVDANQGWFDYSTSVRVINEIEKYHIEWVEQPVHADEISLMSDIRKRTNIPIMIDEGLHGKKELLEVIKTKAADIINIKLMKCGGIYPALSLISMAEAAGIPCQIGSMVESTVATAAGAHLSYSRINIMANEMIGPIMFLRDISSLCYEKDKLLLSEKPGLGVEVNLNALHELTHHHYTISF
- a CDS encoding gamma-glutamyl-gamma-aminobutyrate hydrolase family protein codes for the protein MKAVIGITCSFTEEEDLFDSKFHLFASYVKAIQISGGIPILIPISQIENISHVLDLIDGLLLSGGGNSSRLKTMSRLPNLYEQNPFRHEFDTAITTHALKRKMPILGICRGHQTINEVMGGTMHLNLQDITSHNHLQTEKANISTHLIKITESSQMFKCYGEKMVRVNSFHRQAVDKPGNGLRVTAVSEDGIVEAIEGINYPFLLGVQFHPENMLSVHEGHRSVYDEFVKASQDYRESKCGE